A portion of the Zootoca vivipara chromosome 6, rZooViv1.1, whole genome shotgun sequence genome contains these proteins:
- the LOC132592246 gene encoding uncharacterized protein LOC132592246 — MDTSDSEVVCRRSLVHEAYKSNTLEDFRDLKEFLKMDIGNSEVVCRRNPNGKKPLALQRDAGLDSPLSLNYEAYESDTLGGSGHLKEVDRKSIPPANGQGLHNSPPPPVANVSKNFYRNALMVFPAWQGFGLDGPCVVFQLYDSLILRSVPRRGSTKAVHWRRRSRPQQWSCRTSAPCHPAQRRRWEPSNVCCNIKEAAAEGKQVGLETENGKKSPQRGSSAQNCTLVKETPSTPSEPHTTPSCLSLCSIVSWIRKVFRKALPSVPPAQPSTSSRAQVGSRPLARWLRRWISQQHSHVHQQAMCLRHLKNNLVLKQASQFLLETGHARVALVAVLGHHQLGTLAVLC; from the exons ATGGATACCAGTGATTCTGAGGTTGTGTGCAGGAGGAGCTTAGTCCATGAAGCCTACAAGAGCAACACCTTGGAGGACTTCAGAGATCTCAAGGAG ttccTCAAAATGGATATCGGCAACTCTGAGGTTGTGTGCAGGAGGAACCCAAATGGGAAGAAACCCCTTGCCCTCCAGAGAGATGCTGGCCTGGACAGCCCCCTGAGCTTAAACTACGAAGCCTACGAGAGCGACACCTTGGGGGGCTCTGGACACCTCAAGGAG GTGGACAGGAAGAGTATCCCTCCCGCAAATGGGCAGGGACTCCACAACAGCCCACCGCCACCAGTGGCCAACGTGAGCAAGAATTTctataggaatgctttgatggtgtttcctgcttggcaggggtttggactggatggcccttgtgttgtcttccaactctatgattctttgattctaagaaGTGTACCCAGAAGAGGAAGCACCAAGGCTGttcattggaggaggaggagcaggccaCAGCAGTGGAGCTGCAGGACCAGCGCTCCCTGCCACCCAGCccagaggaggaggtgggagcCCTCAAATGTGTGCTGCAATATCAAGGAGGCCGCTGCAGAGGGGAAGCAG GTCGGGCTAGAAACGGAAAACGGAAAAAAGAGTCCCCAGCGGGGGTCATCTGCTCAGAACTGCACCTTAGTCAAGGAGACTCCCAGCACCCCGTCAGAGCCCCACACGACCCCCTCATGCCTCAGTCTCTGTTCCATTGTCTCCTGGATCCGGAAGGTCTTCAGGAAAGCGCTGCCGTCTGTGCCACCAGCGCAACCCAGCACCAGCAGCAGGGCACAAGTGGGGAGCAGGCCTCTGGCCAGGTGGCTGAGACGGTGGATTAGCCAGCAGCACAGTCACGTCCACCAGCAGGCAATGTGTCTccggcatctgaagaa CAATCTGGTTCTGAAACAGGCCTCCCAGTTCCTCCTGGAAACGGGACATGCCAGAGTCGCGTTGGTGGCCGTCTTGGGTCACCACCAACTGGGCACCCTGGCAGTCTTGTGTTAA